The following are from one region of the Microbacterium paraoxydans genome:
- a CDS encoding DsbA family protein, which translates to MSSDETPNVPAPRNSREAVREKAQKVHAQQSRARLMRRIIIGAVAIIAVGAIGTAVTLAVTSQTSKPQLSPSGMEADGVVVTDIASAAIAGTPSATPEPEPSEAGASETPSPEPSAAGAVEVHIYVDYLSPDAGKFERANARLLAQWIEDGAATVSYHPVALLTASSNGTKYSLRSAAAAACVATHSPDQFYAFNHDLLDDQPDVGSDGMSDEELANLAGAVGVDNGKTVRSCIQDGDYVSWAKEATTRALEGPLPGSDDLVLTAAPMIVVNGEAYVGALDDPQELSTFVMSVASEAYYESATPTPSPTATSAPAK; encoded by the coding sequence ATGTCGAGCGACGAAACGCCGAACGTCCCCGCCCCTCGCAATTCGCGCGAGGCCGTGCGGGAGAAGGCACAGAAGGTGCACGCCCAGCAGTCGCGGGCGCGTCTCATGCGACGGATCATCATCGGTGCGGTCGCGATCATCGCGGTCGGTGCGATCGGGACCGCCGTGACGCTCGCCGTGACCTCGCAGACGTCCAAGCCGCAGCTCAGCCCGAGCGGCATGGAGGCGGATGGCGTCGTGGTGACGGACATCGCCTCCGCCGCGATCGCCGGTACCCCTTCCGCGACGCCGGAGCCCGAGCCCAGCGAGGCCGGCGCCAGCGAGACGCCGTCGCCCGAGCCGTCCGCGGCGGGTGCTGTCGAGGTGCACATCTACGTCGACTACCTCTCGCCCGACGCGGGCAAGTTCGAGCGCGCCAACGCCCGGCTGCTCGCGCAGTGGATCGAGGACGGCGCCGCGACCGTCAGCTACCACCCGGTCGCTCTGCTCACCGCCAGCTCCAACGGCACCAAGTACTCGCTGCGTTCCGCCGCCGCGGCCGCCTGTGTGGCGACGCACTCGCCGGACCAGTTCTACGCGTTCAACCACGACCTGCTCGATGACCAGCCCGATGTGGGCAGCGACGGGATGTCGGACGAAGAGCTCGCCAACCTCGCGGGGGCTGTCGGCGTGGACAACGGCAAGACCGTGCGCTCCTGCATCCAGGACGGCGACTACGTCAGCTGGGCGAAGGAGGCGACGACCCGCGCGCTCGAGGGGCCGCTCCCCGGCTCCGACGACCTCGTGCTCACGGCCGCACCGATGATCGTCGTGAACGGCGAGGCCTACGTCGGCGCGCTGGACGACCCGCAGGAGCTGTCGACGTTCGTCATGTCGGTCGCCAGCGAGGCCTACTACGAGTCGGCGACTCCGACGCCGAGCCCCACGGCCACGTCGGCGCCGGCGAAGTAG